A stretch of DNA from Terriglobia bacterium:
ACTATGCGGAACACCACCAGGTATTGAACACCGGCCGACAAAGTATGCGCGGCGATATATGCAGCGAAGAACGCGACGATCAGGCAATACACGAACCATAGTCCCAGGTACTTCCCCATGTTGATCTTCCCGGGCTGGAAGATCGTCATGTGCCCGACTGGTCCCTGCTTATACTTCTCCACCATCTCAGGCTTGTTCATCTCCTGGTGTGTGCAGTGCGGAAAAATGTACAGCCCGCGCTTGAGATTCGCCGAGCGCAACACGGCCACCACCCTGTCCTCGTCGGGAAGCCTCGAGTAGTCGTTCTTGTGATACGGCAGCACCATGTGCAGGATCGAGCTGGCGATGAAGATCACCACCGCCGAAAGCAGTATCGGAAGCCAGAGCGCGGAAAGAGTGGCCATGGAGAGAGACTCCTTCGTGGATGTGAAAGCGAGTTGGGGGAGAGTAGCTTGGGGCGAGGCTTTGGTCAAGAGGAGGGTACTGGGTTCTGGGCGAGTCCCCAGTACCCAGCACCCATCAGTGCCGATGCAGATCCTTGTGCATGATCTTCCTCGTCTCGTGCAGGCGGTCGTCCGCAGGGAGATCGATCAGGTACCGGTTCATATCTTCATCACGCTCCTGCTTTAGCAGATTGCCGACGTAATCGATCATGCAATCCGGGAACACTCCCTCGCGGGTATAGAGATCTTTCTTCTGCGCCAGCACGCGGGCTGATTCCACGCAGCTCTTCGGCAGCGGCGGCAATGACGCGACCAGTCTTTGATCGTGGAAGATGTTGCCTTGCACGTAGAACTTGTCGGCGATTTCAAGCGCCTCGTCGTGCGACATTCCCCATTGTGCCGCCATTGCGATCCCAGCCAGCAGCAGGTGAACGATGGCTGATCCGTCGGGCGAGCGTAGTTCTACCGTCTGCCGCCCCTCGCGATCTTCGAAGATGGCCTTCTGCTGCGGGTTGAGCGTTCCGGCCAAATGTTTCAGGTCGCGCCAGCCCAGCGGCACGCGAATCATCGCCGAGCGGTTCATATCGCTCCAGCAGATCCGCGTCGGCGCCTCCTGGTTAGGCACCAGCCGCAGGTACGCCGAACTCACTGTATTGCCGAACGCCGTCAGGGTATCCGCATACGTGCAGAGCCCCCCGATAACGCGTTTCGCCGTCTCGCTCAACCGACCGGCATCGGTCATAAGGTTCTTGCCGTTCTTCCGCACGTCCATATGGACGTGGAACCCATTCCCGGCAACTCCCTCTTCGATCTTCGGTGCGAACGTCGCCACGCATCCGTGCTTGTAAGCCACGTTCCGAATTAGCCACCGCGCCAGCACCAGGTGATCGCCGGCATCTTCAATCGGCGTCGGCAGGAACTCGATCTCCAACTGCTCGGCGCTCTTGCCTTTGATCTCGTCGAGGTTCGAGCGGACGCTGTCGATGTAGCCGACCTCGGCGTGCGCGTACTTTACCGCCCCGGTGATCTGCGAGATGTAGCGCATCATCTCGTTCAGGATCAGGCCGCTCTTTATATAGGGCGACGCGGAGTGATATCCGCGCTGGCGGTCCGGCGGAAACAGCGCCGTCGGCCAGTCGCTCAGCAGGAAGAACTCCAGTTCGCCCAGCGCGAACAGGTCGCAGCCGATGGTCTTACGAAACAGCGCCGCGGCATTGTTCAGAATTGTGTCCGGCGCAAAAGGCGCAAGCTGGCCTTCTCGCGTGACGTAACGACAAGTCAAATCCAGCGACGCATCGTCGAACGGGTTCAGGAACGCCGTCTTATATAGAGGCACGACATAGAGATCGCTGAGCGCGGTCTCGACCATGCCCTGAAACAGCGACGACCCGTCCACGCGCTCGCCGTCGGCCAGCACGCGCTCGGCCTGGAAGCGATTCGCCACCGGGATCTTCAGTTCCTTGTACTTGCCGTCCAGCGCCGTGTAATGGAACGTGATGCGCTCGATCTGGCGCTCCTGGATGACGCGGATCAGGTCTTCGCGCGTGAACTCCTCGCGCGGCTTGTCGACAATAAGAGAAATAGGGTTGGTCAGCGCATAGGGCGCGGCAACCGCCTCGGCAACCGTGGACATAGTTCGAACTCCACTTTCCACGCTACCGAGACCCGCAACCGTCTGTCACGGTCATCCGTCACAACGCGGCAGGTACAAGGTGCAAGCCCCAAGGTGCGAGATCGAGGCGCCCTGCAAACAAATATGGACTCGGCTTTTCGACGGAACTAAACTTTGGCTCCCCGGGAAAGGTGCTCTGGCAGGATGCACGCACTGCGGAAGAATCTGTGCTGGCTGTTCGGATTTTCGTCGTTAGTCTGTCTGCAACTCGTCGTTGAAAACATTTGGCTTATCCTCCAGCCGCGCTCCTCTTCGCCGCTTCACGGCAACCTTGTTGTGGCGGTCTTGTACACTCCCGTCACAGCTGTGTTCGCTGTGGCGTGGTGGACTGTCTGGAGAGACAAGCCATCAGGGCGGCATTGGGGAATTACCGCGAGTTTGATTGTCGTTCTAATGTCGGTATGGCCGTTCATTTTCTTCTTGCGATCCTTCCCGCCCTCGGCGTTGCGTCTATTTGGGATTCTGTTGCTATTTGGAGTTGTTGGTCTCATCGCCTTCTGGCGGAGGTACGACCTGGTATCCAGTTCTGGTGCAAAGGCGAACCCGCCAGTTGCCGGGGATGGAACATCGAGGGCAATTTCTCTGCTTACCGAGCTCTTAGCAGTCTGCGCTGGCCTCGGAATCTTTTACTGGTGGGACAAGTGGCTCCACCTGAAAGGAGTTCCACCAAGCACAACATATGTTCCAGGTATCGTAATCTTCGCACTGATCCTCCTGGTAATTGTGGCTTTGCACGAACTGGGACACACCTTAGCGGGCATTGCGCTTGGCATGAAATTGCGCGCCTTTCTCGTCGGGCCTTTGCAATGGCGGATTCGCAATGGCAGATGGGCTTTTGATTTTAAACTCGCGGAACTTCTACCGACGGGCGGCGGAACCGGTATGGCCCCCGCGACGGCTGATTTCTCTGTAAGAGACAACCTGTTGATGATCACAGCAGGCCCCTTTGTCACATTGGTGACTGGATCCTTGGCGTTGTGGCTCGCGATCTCGGAACCGGGCGACTCTCCGCTCCAATTGCATGGAGTACTCGCACTTTTCGCGGGCTGGAGCCTCCTTCTGGCGGCAATAAACGTGATTCCTTTTCAAACAGTCGAGAGTTACTCCGACGG
This window harbors:
- a CDS encoding glutamine synthetase family protein, whose translation is MSTVAEAVAAPYALTNPISLIVDKPREEFTREDLIRVIQERQIERITFHYTALDGKYKELKIPVANRFQAERVLADGERVDGSSLFQGMVETALSDLYVVPLYKTAFLNPFDDASLDLTCRYVTREGQLAPFAPDTILNNAAALFRKTIGCDLFALGELEFFLLSDWPTALFPPDRQRGYHSASPYIKSGLILNEMMRYISQITGAVKYAHAEVGYIDSVRSNLDEIKGKSAEQLEIEFLPTPIEDAGDHLVLARWLIRNVAYKHGCVATFAPKIEEGVAGNGFHVHMDVRKNGKNLMTDAGRLSETAKRVIGGLCTYADTLTAFGNTVSSAYLRLVPNQEAPTRICWSDMNRSAMIRVPLGWRDLKHLAGTLNPQQKAIFEDREGRQTVELRSPDGSAIVHLLLAGIAMAAQWGMSHDEALEIADKFYVQGNIFHDQRLVASLPPLPKSCVESARVLAQKKDLYTREGVFPDCMIDYVGNLLKQERDEDMNRYLIDLPADDRLHETRKIMHKDLHRH
- a CDS encoding M50 family metallopeptidase, whose translation is MHALRKNLCWLFGFSSLVCLQLVVENIWLILQPRSSSPLHGNLVVAVLYTPVTAVFAVAWWTVWRDKPSGRHWGITASLIVVLMSVWPFIFFLRSFPPSALRLFGILLLFGVVGLIAFWRRYDLVSSSGAKANPPVAGDGTSRAISLLTELLAVCAGLGIFYWWDKWLHLKGVPPSTTYVPGIVIFALILLVIVALHELGHTLAGIALGMKLRAFLVGPLQWRIRNGRWAFDFKLAELLPTGGGTGMAPATADFSVRDNLLMITAGPFVTLVTGSLALWLAISEPGDSPLQLHGVLALFAGWSLLLAAINVIPFQTVESYSDGAAIYQLLIGGPMADYHRTMAIIGSSLVTPMRARDFDIAAIQRASNLITQGVRGMLLRLYAYMYFLDQGKNAEALSALQDAEAVYNNCASAVSGELHAEFVFANAYLRRDPVAAREWWNRMAARKPTHFKVDYWKAFSALRWIEGDLKEANEAWEKSNTYAQELPNTGAYEFDRHCCSLLRRVIDEAAVKSTSA